One Brevibacillus choshinensis genomic window carries:
- a CDS encoding sigma-54-dependent transcriptional regulator, producing the protein MHHLLVIDDEPAICQSLEFALEEKYHVHTFTDPDAALPFLHQVEVALVLLDLKIGAHDGTDVLKEIKRLSPDTVVIMMTAFGSISSSVEAMRHGAFYYLTKPLMMDELDILLSKAEEFYQLQTRVKWLSEELYKLSDSYGLIGNSKAMQQILDLIDKVKDIDSSVLINGESGTGKELVARAIHYQGQRRNKRFQAVNCAAIPDNLLESELFGYEKGAFTGAMQSKPGQFVLADGGTIFLDEIGEMDLSLQSKLLRVIQERTVTPLGGLEEKSINVRIIAATNRDLWKEVKANRFREDLYYRLNVIPFQLAPLREREGDVPLLVHSFIQKISERMGKPIDGISQEALQVLENYDFPGNIRELQNIVERAIALTSSSLIEKRDLPKELQGTQSRQVTSKQKLIPVYVGDTLEQIEKRVILHTLAHLEGNRRKTAQLLEMGERTLRDKLKKYQEEREAE; encoded by the coding sequence ATGCACCATCTGCTAGTCATTGATGATGAACCTGCCATCTGCCAGTCGCTCGAATTTGCACTGGAAGAAAAATATCACGTCCATACCTTTACCGATCCGGACGCAGCACTGCCTTTTCTCCATCAGGTAGAGGTCGCTCTCGTCCTGCTCGATCTGAAAATCGGCGCGCATGACGGAACGGACGTACTGAAGGAGATCAAACGACTCTCGCCGGATACCGTGGTGATCATGATGACCGCCTTCGGAAGCATCTCTTCGTCCGTGGAAGCCATGCGGCACGGTGCCTTTTACTATTTGACCAAGCCCTTGATGATGGACGAGCTGGACATTTTGCTCTCCAAAGCCGAAGAGTTCTACCAACTGCAGACGCGCGTCAAATGGCTGAGCGAGGAGCTGTACAAGCTGTCCGACAGCTACGGTCTGATCGGGAACAGCAAAGCCATGCAGCAAATCCTCGATCTGATCGACAAGGTCAAAGACATCGACTCCAGTGTCTTGATCAATGGAGAAAGCGGAACAGGCAAGGAGCTGGTCGCCCGCGCGATCCACTACCAGGGACAACGCAGAAACAAGCGGTTTCAAGCTGTCAATTGTGCCGCGATTCCCGACAATTTGCTGGAATCCGAGCTGTTTGGCTATGAAAAAGGGGCCTTTACCGGAGCCATGCAGAGCAAGCCAGGCCAATTTGTGCTAGCGGACGGCGGGACGATCTTCCTCGATGAAATCGGGGAAATGGACCTGTCGCTGCAAAGCAAGCTGCTGCGGGTCATCCAGGAGAGAACCGTGACGCCGCTGGGTGGTCTGGAAGAGAAATCGATCAACGTGCGGATCATCGCGGCCACCAATCGGGACTTGTGGAAGGAAGTCAAGGCAAACCGTTTTCGCGAAGACCTGTACTATCGCCTCAATGTCATCCCGTTTCAGCTCGCTCCTCTGCGCGAACGAGAAGGGGACGTGCCGCTGCTCGTGCACTCCTTTATCCAAAAAATCAGCGAGCGAATGGGCAAACCGATCGACGGCATCTCCCAGGAAGCGCTGCAGGTGCTGGAAAACTACGATTTTCCCGGCAACATCAGGGAGCTGCAAAACATCGTAGAACGCGCGATAGCCTTGACGAGCTCCTCTTTGATTGAAAAGCGGGATTTGCCAAAGGAACTGCAAGGCACGCAGTCCAGGCAAGTCACGAGCAAGCAAAAGCTGATCCCTGTCTACGTAGGGGATACGCTGGAGCAAATCGAGAAAAGGGTCATCCTGCACACGCTCGCCCATCTCGAAGGAAATCGCCGAAAAACCGCACAATTGCTGGAGATGGGAGAAAGAACCCTGCGGGATAAGCTGAAAAAGTATCAGGAAGAACGAGAAGCAGAATAG
- a CDS encoding FadR/GntR family transcriptional regulator → MDLSKLAKKNHYEHITEQIKQLILSGELAPGDKLPSTKDLSEQFGVGRSTTREALSALKAMGLIDIRQGGNCTVKTPPLQAPSLLPDLQVLLTHKQSILELLEVRKSLEVSGVAIAALKRDEQDLLDLKQILAEMSQHMGNEEIGERTDMNFHAILARSTHNSIMVKLFETISSQLEVAIRETRRVEIYSNQAVSEQFYLEHQAIFAAIQNQEPELAQARMKDHLLHVESILLRYLND, encoded by the coding sequence ATGGACCTTTCCAAGCTGGCCAAAAAGAATCACTATGAGCACATCACCGAACAAATCAAACAGCTCATTCTCAGCGGAGAGCTTGCTCCCGGAGATAAATTGCCCTCGACAAAGGACTTGTCCGAGCAGTTCGGTGTCGGGCGCTCCACCACCCGCGAAGCATTGAGCGCTTTGAAAGCGATGGGGCTGATCGACATTCGCCAAGGCGGAAACTGCACGGTGAAAACCCCTCCGCTGCAAGCACCATCCTTGCTGCCTGATCTGCAAGTCTTGCTCACCCATAAGCAGAGCATTCTGGAGCTGTTGGAAGTGCGAAAGTCGCTGGAGGTATCAGGCGTCGCCATCGCAGCCCTCAAGCGCGACGAGCAAGACCTGCTTGATCTGAAGCAGATTCTGGCGGAAATGTCGCAGCACATGGGGAACGAGGAAATCGGTGAGCGAACCGATATGAACTTTCACGCGATACTCGCCCGCTCTACCCACAACTCGATCATGGTCAAGCTGTTCGAGACGATTTCTTCCCAATTGGAGGTCGCCATCCGTGAGACACGACGGGTAGAAATCTATTCGAACCAAGCCGTATCCGAGCAATTTTATCTGGAGCACCAAGCGATCTTTGCGGCGATCCAAAATCAGGAGCCCGAGCTGGCACAAGCACGCATGAAGGATCATCTGCTGCACGTGGAAAGCATTTTGCTGCGTTATCTGAATGATTGA
- a CDS encoding transporter substrate-binding domain-containing protein, translated as MKGFRKGLFSLCALLVTGALIAGCGAKPAEQTAATGNGSQAAAPSDEVLQKIKDTKTLLVGTDATFQPFEYKNAQNEYEGFDIELVKAVAKELGAEKVEFVDTDFKGLIPGLQGKKFDMIVSAMYITDERKQTIDFSQPYYPGGLTIMVQKGNEAIKSADDLKGKKVAVQIGTKSAKFLKEKYPEVKLVEVEKNVEMFLELESNRVDAVVTGMPAAKVYAKQSGKVKVLDVELTQEYYGYGVRKENKQFVAAIDKALKALKENGKQDEIVKKWFGE; from the coding sequence ATGAAGGGATTTCGTAAGGGATTGTTCTCTCTGTGCGCACTGCTGGTCACCGGCGCTTTGATCGCAGGCTGCGGTGCCAAGCCTGCAGAACAGACAGCTGCGACAGGAAATGGCAGCCAAGCGGCAGCACCATCGGATGAAGTACTGCAAAAGATCAAAGACACCAAAACCTTGCTGGTAGGAACGGATGCTACTTTTCAGCCATTCGAATACAAGAACGCTCAGAACGAGTACGAAGGTTTTGACATCGAACTCGTGAAAGCGGTTGCTAAAGAGCTGGGTGCGGAGAAAGTAGAATTCGTCGACACGGATTTCAAAGGGCTGATCCCAGGTCTGCAAGGCAAGAAGTTCGACATGATCGTATCCGCGATGTACATCACAGATGAGCGCAAGCAAACCATCGACTTCTCCCAGCCTTACTATCCAGGCGGTCTGACGATCATGGTGCAAAAGGGAAATGAGGCGATCAAGAGTGCTGACGATTTGAAGGGCAAAAAAGTAGCCGTCCAAATCGGTACCAAATCGGCCAAATTCCTGAAAGAGAAATACCCGGAAGTCAAACTCGTGGAAGTCGAGAAAAACGTAGAAATGTTCCTCGAGCTGGAGAGCAATCGCGTAGACGCTGTCGTTACCGGAATGCCAGCAGCCAAGGTATACGCCAAGCAAAGCGGCAAAGTCAAAGTCCTTGATGTCGAGCTGACGCAAGAGTACTACGGCTACGGAGTTCGCAAGGAAAACAAGCAATTTGTAGCAGCGATCGATAAAGCGCTGAAAGCGTTGAAAGAAAACGGCAAGCAGGATGAAATCGTAAAAAAATGGTTTGGTGAATAA
- a CDS encoding transporter substrate-binding domain-containing protein: protein MIRAKKLGIGLLLGVILLVTMGMTIPSEVHQEKIIRIAGDNNFPPFEYFAQSGVFSGFNVDIMNAISNETGMRIEFVPLPWNVALDALRNGHVDAVEGMKYSPARDKLYDFSAPYFLSSQGIFVRTDNMHIFGITDLAGRKVSIQKADIAADLFRELQKTSFIETDSQEEAVQLLLDGKVDAFVGNRITGQYFLQKNNQQSQIKIVGDPINPTDYALAVLPKNAQLLTDINKAISKIKQNGTYDKIERKWFGQYIMPNTVNLERLRLYLEWGSGVGILIVLGILWWNRMLKKEVLRRTSQIHEINRELEEKMTLLEENLQFQQQLLNSTYSFYVTLTQHGRIFLINRKAVDFLDVDHPLAGLPLSGTILAEFIPGDQVEDVLRQGSTYLEQEIVWERKRNGQTEPLVLRYNIFPITSPAKEITGAIINFHDVTKQKDMEKKLESENRLRSLGQLILGIAHEIRNPLTSILTYTQLLPTKFDNPKFRNFFAQQVPGEILRLNDLVNDLLEYARPKPPHPSRFRVADLMEAVLALCSQKIKEKKVQVSLSLPPHLYIEADVNQTKQIWINVVLNAVESMDEQGKLNIRGHTEGPMAVVEVEDSGHGMSPEDKYRIFEPFFSTKANGVGLGLSITYQLVKENGGAIDLHSQPGHGTTMIIRLPMPQQESEGKDAYAPSASH, encoded by the coding sequence ATGATTCGTGCAAAGAAACTGGGGATTGGGCTGCTGCTCGGAGTGATTTTGCTCGTGACCATGGGCATGACGATTCCCAGCGAGGTCCATCAGGAAAAAATCATTCGCATCGCAGGGGACAACAATTTTCCACCCTTTGAGTACTTCGCCCAGTCAGGAGTTTTCAGCGGCTTTAACGTTGACATCATGAACGCCATTTCCAATGAGACCGGTATGCGGATTGAATTCGTGCCCTTGCCCTGGAATGTGGCTCTCGATGCCCTGCGCAACGGACATGTCGATGCCGTGGAAGGAATGAAATACAGTCCTGCGCGCGACAAGCTGTACGATTTCTCAGCGCCATACTTTTTAAGCTCCCAGGGAATATTCGTTCGAACAGACAATATGCACATCTTCGGGATCACCGATCTGGCCGGTCGCAAGGTCTCCATCCAAAAAGCCGATATCGCGGCAGACCTTTTCCGGGAGCTCCAAAAGACCAGCTTCATCGAGACGGACAGTCAGGAAGAAGCCGTCCAATTGCTCCTCGATGGAAAAGTAGACGCGTTTGTCGGCAATCGCATTACCGGGCAATACTTCCTGCAAAAAAACAACCAGCAATCGCAAATCAAAATCGTGGGAGACCCGATCAATCCCACTGACTACGCACTGGCGGTGCTTCCCAAAAATGCGCAGCTGCTGACCGATATCAACAAGGCCATCTCCAAGATCAAACAAAACGGGACCTATGACAAAATCGAACGAAAATGGTTCGGGCAGTACATCATGCCAAACACCGTCAATCTGGAGCGACTTCGCCTCTACCTGGAGTGGGGATCTGGCGTTGGCATTTTGATCGTCCTCGGTATCCTCTGGTGGAATCGCATGCTGAAAAAGGAGGTGCTGAGAAGGACGTCCCAGATCCACGAGATCAATCGGGAGCTGGAAGAAAAGATGACGCTCCTTGAGGAAAATTTGCAATTTCAGCAGCAGCTGCTCAACAGCACCTACAGCTTTTACGTCACGCTCACCCAGCACGGACGCATTTTTTTGATCAATCGCAAAGCGGTCGACTTTCTCGACGTCGATCACCCGCTAGCCGGCCTTCCCCTGAGCGGAACGATTCTTGCAGAGTTTATTCCCGGCGATCAGGTCGAAGATGTCCTCAGGCAGGGCAGTACCTATCTGGAGCAGGAGATCGTTTGGGAACGCAAGCGAAATGGGCAAACCGAGCCTTTGGTGCTCCGCTACAATATTTTCCCGATTACTTCCCCTGCAAAGGAAATCACCGGGGCCATCATCAACTTTCATGACGTGACCAAGCAAAAGGACATGGAAAAGAAGCTGGAGAGCGAAAACAGGCTGCGTTCGTTGGGGCAATTGATTTTGGGGATCGCGCACGAAATCCGCAACCCCCTGACTTCGATTCTCACGTATACACAGCTGCTGCCCACCAAATTTGACAATCCCAAATTCCGCAATTTCTTCGCGCAGCAGGTGCCAGGCGAGATTTTGCGCCTGAATGATCTGGTGAATGACCTCTTGGAATACGCCCGGCCAAAACCGCCTCATCCATCCCGTTTTCGTGTCGCCGACCTGATGGAAGCGGTCCTTGCGCTATGCAGCCAAAAGATCAAAGAGAAAAAGGTTCAGGTTTCACTCAGCCTTCCTCCTCACTTGTATATCGAGGCGGATGTGAACCAGACCAAGCAGATTTGGATCAATGTCGTGCTCAATGCCGTCGAATCGATGGACGAGCAGGGCAAATTGAATATTCGCGGGCACACAGAGGGACCGATGGCCGTTGTCGAAGTAGAAGACAGCGGGCACGGCATGTCGCCAGAGGACAAGTACCGCATTTTTGAGCCCTTCTTCAGTACCAAAGCAAACGGAGTGGGTCTCGGACTCTCGATCACCTACCAATTAGTCAAGGAAAACGGAGGGGCTATCGACCTGCACAGTCAGCCCGGTCACGGCACCACCATGATCATTCGATTGCCGATGCCACAGCAAGAATCAGAAGGGAAGGACGCTTATGCACCATCTGCTAGTCATTGA
- a CDS encoding LutB/LldF family L-lactate oxidation iron-sulfur protein, producing the protein MSSGKSTSVTERAKVALNDEFLRNAVKYTTERLRDGKKLASSEQGHWEEWRERGRQIRLHTIAHLDYYLNQFIENAKANGVQVHFAASSAEAASITLKIAKDRQARTVVKSKSMVSEEVHINETLEKEGIESIETDLGEYIIQLAHEMPSHIIIPAIHKNREQIAELLSKEAGETLEPETTILAGFVRKKLREKFLEADIGMTGCNFAIAESGSIVLFENEGNARMVSTVPKTQITLMGMERIIPTWDDLEVMATLLPRSATGQKLTVYMSGISGPRREADSDGPEEMHIIIVDNGRSLQLGDPEFQELLNCIRCGACLNACPVYRQIGGHSYGGPYSGPIGAVLKPALQKNVAEWDDIANASSLCGACYEACPVKIPLHDMLVYLRNRKVKEGHKAADESVAMKGYQYIMTNPKRLRRVLALGRVGQKLLLTDNVIKAKIGPLKGWNRYRHTPALPARAFREQWQTLEQEVRTDMKEMNETIKARLEQARAQRGKGGTHA; encoded by the coding sequence GTGAGCAGCGGTAAATCTACCTCTGTAACAGAAAGGGCCAAGGTTGCCCTGAACGACGAGTTCCTACGCAATGCGGTCAAATATACGACTGAGCGCCTCCGGGACGGGAAGAAGCTGGCATCCAGCGAGCAGGGGCATTGGGAGGAGTGGCGGGAGCGCGGTCGGCAAATCCGGCTCCATACCATTGCCCACCTCGACTACTACCTGAACCAGTTCATCGAAAATGCCAAAGCGAATGGCGTCCAGGTGCATTTCGCCGCTTCCTCTGCCGAAGCTGCCAGCATCACCTTGAAAATCGCCAAAGATCGGCAAGCCCGGACCGTCGTCAAATCCAAGTCGATGGTGTCGGAAGAAGTGCACATCAACGAGACGCTGGAAAAAGAGGGGATCGAATCCATCGAAACGGATCTGGGTGAATACATCATCCAGCTGGCGCATGAGATGCCCTCCCATATCATCATTCCAGCCATCCACAAAAACCGGGAGCAAATCGCGGAGCTGCTTTCCAAGGAAGCAGGGGAGACACTTGAGCCTGAAACGACCATCCTCGCCGGCTTTGTCCGAAAAAAGCTGCGCGAAAAATTTCTGGAAGCGGACATCGGCATGACCGGCTGCAACTTTGCCATCGCAGAGAGCGGTTCCATCGTCCTGTTTGAAAACGAGGGAAATGCACGCATGGTCAGTACGGTACCCAAAACGCAAATTACACTGATGGGGATGGAGCGCATTATTCCCACGTGGGACGATCTGGAGGTCATGGCTACCTTGCTGCCACGCTCGGCCACGGGGCAAAAGCTGACCGTCTACATGTCCGGCATCAGCGGCCCTCGCCGCGAAGCAGACAGCGACGGGCCAGAGGAAATGCACATCATCATCGTGGACAACGGCCGCTCTCTCCAACTGGGGGACCCTGAATTTCAGGAGCTGCTCAATTGCATCCGCTGCGGTGCCTGTCTCAATGCATGTCCGGTTTATCGGCAGATCGGCGGCCATTCCTACGGCGGGCCCTACAGCGGACCGATCGGGGCAGTGCTCAAGCCTGCCCTGCAAAAGAACGTGGCCGAATGGGATGATATCGCCAACGCCTCCAGTCTGTGCGGGGCATGCTATGAGGCTTGTCCGGTCAAAATCCCCCTCCACGATATGCTCGTCTATCTGCGCAACCGCAAAGTCAAGGAAGGGCACAAAGCCGCCGATGAAAGCGTGGCGATGAAAGGCTACCAATACATCATGACCAATCCCAAACGCTTGCGGCGTGTGCTTGCGCTCGGCAGGGTCGGGCAAAAGCTGCTCCTGACAGACAACGTGATCAAAGCGAAAATCGGGCCTCTGAAGGGCTGGAATCGCTACCGTCATACACCTGCTCTGCCGGCACGAGCATTCCGCGAGCAATGGCAGACGCTCGAGCAGGAGGTCCGCACCGACATGAAAGAAATGAATGAGACGATCAAAGCTCGCTTGGAACAAGCACGCGCCCAGCGTGGGAAAGGGGGCACGCATGCATGA
- a CDS encoding amino acid ABC transporter permease: MALDFMVIFEDNNLYALLEGLWVTVSMTFMALILSAVLGLIIGLGRMSKQRWISVLCSWYLAWFRGTPLLVQLMILYYGLAIGLQVDLSASVAGVLGLGMYSAAYVSEIVRGAIQSIDKGQMEAGRSLGMSHSQTMVKVILPQAVRRMLPPLCNEFIALTKNSSLLSVITVSELMRAGNLIVSNNFRYFEIYIGIAVLYFLVNYSISVGIGRLERRLNVEGARA, from the coding sequence ATGGCGCTTGATTTCATGGTGATTTTTGAAGACAACAATTTATATGCTCTTCTGGAAGGGCTATGGGTTACGGTTTCGATGACTTTCATGGCACTGATTCTAAGTGCGGTTCTGGGTCTGATCATTGGTCTCGGAAGGATGTCCAAGCAAAGATGGATATCCGTACTCTGCTCCTGGTATCTGGCATGGTTTCGCGGAACTCCGCTGTTGGTGCAGCTCATGATTCTCTACTATGGCTTGGCGATCGGCTTGCAAGTGGACTTGAGCGCATCGGTTGCTGGTGTGCTGGGTCTCGGGATGTACAGCGCCGCATACGTATCGGAAATCGTGCGCGGAGCGATTCAATCGATCGATAAAGGACAAATGGAAGCGGGACGTTCCCTCGGGATGAGCCATTCCCAGACCATGGTGAAGGTCATTTTGCCGCAAGCTGTGCGCCGCATGCTGCCGCCGCTTTGCAACGAATTCATCGCGTTGACCAAGAACTCTTCGCTCTTGTCCGTCATCACCGTCTCTGAATTGATGCGCGCAGGCAATCTGATCGTATCGAATAATTTCCGTTACTTTGAGATCTACATCGGCATCGCTGTTTTGTACTTCCTCGTCAACTACTCCATCTCGGTCGGCATCGGCCGTCTGGAACGCAGATTGAACGTAGAGGGGGCGCGTGCCTGA
- a CDS encoding amino acid ABC transporter ATP-binding protein → MISVKRIHKSYGKLHVLKDVSLEVSQGEVVVMIGPSGSGKSTLLRCMNYLEQIQEGSIEIEGKPIGLIKKDNKLVEMSQKDLDKVRSEVGMVFQNFNLFPHVSVLENVMMAPMTVKKTKREETEKLARELLRKVGLAEKADMYPDQLSGGQKQRVAIARALAMKPKVMLFDEPTSALDPELVGEVLAVMKQLAAEGMTMVVVTHEMGFAREVADRVVVMDGGTLIEDGPPEKIFSTPDQPRTQAFLSKVLSH, encoded by the coding sequence ATGATATCCGTCAAACGAATCCACAAATCGTATGGAAAGCTGCACGTACTGAAAGATGTGAGCCTCGAAGTCAGCCAAGGCGAGGTCGTGGTGATGATCGGGCCCAGCGGTTCCGGCAAAAGCACCTTGCTGCGCTGCATGAATTACCTGGAACAGATCCAGGAAGGCTCGATTGAGATTGAAGGAAAGCCGATCGGACTGATTAAGAAGGACAACAAGCTCGTGGAAATGTCCCAGAAGGATCTGGACAAGGTCCGCTCCGAGGTGGGCATGGTGTTTCAAAACTTCAATTTGTTCCCTCATGTGAGCGTGCTGGAAAACGTCATGATGGCCCCGATGACGGTAAAGAAAACAAAGCGGGAAGAAACCGAGAAACTGGCCCGCGAGCTGCTGCGCAAGGTCGGACTTGCCGAAAAAGCAGACATGTATCCGGACCAATTGTCAGGCGGACAAAAACAGCGCGTCGCCATCGCCCGCGCATTGGCAATGAAGCCCAAAGTCATGCTGTTTGACGAGCCTACCTCCGCACTCGACCCGGAATTGGTAGGAGAGGTGCTGGCCGTCATGAAACAGCTGGCTGCAGAAGGGATGACCATGGTAGTCGTCACGCACGAGATGGGCTTTGCCCGCGAGGTAGCCGACCGCGTAGTCGTGATGGACGGAGGAACCCTGATTGAGGACGGACCACCGGAGAAGATCTTCTCCACACCTGATCAACCTCGTACGCAAGCATTCCTGAGCAAGGTCTTATCTCATTAA
- a CDS encoding LutC/YkgG family protein → MSDAQQAFIEMISKRLGRPMPTEKPHHPFKGAPEFWRSYELGLEQRIDLFRDNWAKAGGHSFRFSTMDDVKRFIVEQAQSLKARQILQQNQPELLSLRLKEQLPSCKVITWGPGNRDELVAHAAGADIGIAWVDQAVAHTGSIVVTSSGNTGRSVSLLPTVFLAIIPVERLKTRLGEVLAAYDGQPRKHFPAGIHFISGPSRSADIENDLTIGVHGPGVVFALLVG, encoded by the coding sequence ATGAGTGACGCACAGCAAGCATTCATTGAAATGATCAGCAAACGATTGGGCCGCCCCATGCCAACCGAGAAGCCACATCACCCATTCAAAGGTGCGCCTGAATTTTGGAGGTCATACGAGCTCGGACTCGAACAGCGCATTGATTTGTTTCGGGACAACTGGGCCAAAGCAGGCGGGCACTCCTTTCGCTTTTCCACGATGGACGACGTAAAGCGGTTCATTGTCGAGCAGGCGCAGTCCCTGAAAGCTCGCCAGATCCTTCAGCAGAATCAGCCGGAGCTCTTGTCCCTGCGACTGAAGGAACAGCTTCCGAGCTGCAAAGTGATCACCTGGGGACCTGGAAACCGAGATGAATTGGTCGCACATGCAGCTGGTGCAGACATCGGCATCGCATGGGTCGATCAGGCTGTCGCGCATACAGGGAGTATCGTCGTCACGTCCTCCGGCAACACGGGTCGATCGGTGAGCCTCCTTCCCACCGTCTTCCTCGCGATCATTCCTGTCGAGCGCCTCAAAACGCGGTTGGGGGAAGTGCTGGCTGCTTATGATGGACAGCCACGGAAGCATTTTCCCGCGGGCATCCACTTTATCTCAGGCCCTAGCCGGTCTGCCGACATCGAGAACGATCTGACGATTGGCGTGCACGGACCAGGCGTCGTCTTTGCCCTCTTGGTCGGGTAA
- a CDS encoding agmatinase family protein, which yields MLSHLTQPPFRYTQGKGDPYVTRLSEWVEQTYQPGETYDFAVIGVPLSKSSISYSGAHAHPLQFRQLLSSFTTYNFDEDVDLSTLRAVDLGDVAMHVTDIACCQKNIESALEEVTAHVSATPIIVGGDHSITYRAITGIKRSKPQRIGLIQFDAHLDVRDTNYGGTSNGTPMRSLMESETVLGEDIVTIGLRSFANSREYRQYAEEKGMTLITANQVRQRGIDAVVSEALQYLEAKCDAIYITFDVDVMDQSTVPGVPAIGPAGLSSVDLLHAAHTVGKSPKVIAMDMVCVDPTRDVRDMTSRVALHLFLHFATGYHQRK from the coding sequence ATGCTTTCGCACTTGACACAACCTCCATTCCGGTATACCCAAGGAAAAGGAGACCCGTATGTGACCCGTTTGTCTGAATGGGTCGAGCAAACCTATCAACCGGGCGAAACCTATGATTTTGCAGTCATAGGCGTGCCGCTCTCCAAAAGCTCCATCAGCTATTCCGGAGCACACGCTCACCCATTGCAATTCCGGCAGCTGCTCAGCTCCTTTACCACCTACAACTTTGATGAGGATGTCGACCTGTCCACCTTGCGTGCCGTCGACCTGGGCGATGTTGCCATGCATGTGACAGACATTGCCTGCTGCCAGAAAAACATTGAGTCCGCTCTAGAGGAAGTCACCGCCCACGTTTCTGCTACACCGATCATCGTAGGGGGGGACCATTCCATTACCTATCGGGCCATTACCGGGATCAAGCGGTCCAAGCCGCAAAGAATCGGATTGATCCAGTTTGACGCCCACCTGGATGTGAGAGATACCAACTATGGAGGCACCTCCAACGGCACTCCCATGCGCAGCCTGATGGAGTCGGAGACCGTGCTTGGCGAAGATATCGTGACGATCGGCCTGCGCAGCTTTGCCAACTCTCGCGAATACCGTCAGTATGCAGAAGAAAAGGGAATGACGCTGATTACAGCCAATCAGGTGAGACAGCGCGGCATCGATGCCGTCGTGTCTGAGGCTCTGCAGTATCTGGAGGCCAAATGCGATGCGATCTACATTACGTTCGATGTGGATGTCATGGATCAGTCGACCGTACCTGGCGTTCCTGCAATCGGCCCTGCAGGCCTCTCCTCTGTCGATCTGCTCCATGCTGCCCATACGGTAGGCAAATCGCCCAAAGTCATCGCCATGGATATGGTGTGCGTAGACCCTACCAGGGACGTGCGCGACATGACCTCTCGGGTCGCCCTGCATCTCTTCTTGCATTTTGCTACCGGCTATCACCAGAGAAAATAG